The genome window TGTGAAGAAGGGATCGAATATGCGATCCTGCGTCGTCTTATCCATACCCAAGCCATTATCGGAAACGCCGATGACGGCGAATCGGCCGAGCCGGGAGAAGGGATAAAGAGCGACGTAATCTTTATCGATGTCGATCGACTCTGTTTTGATCTCGATCCAGAAACGATCGTTCCGCCGTTCGGGGACGATCTTGCCTTGCATCGCCTCCTGAATGGCGTCGCGGGCGTTGGCGCATAAATTCATAATCGCCGTTCGGATTTGTCCGGCGTCGGCGCGGACGTTCGGAAGATTCTTCTCGGCGGAGATTGTTATTTCGATGTTCGGGTCGATCGTCTGCCGCGCAAGACGATAGGATTCAAGGGCCACGTCATTCAAATTGATCCATTTCAATTTCATATCCGATTTCCGGCTGAAAGCCAGCAACTGTTGGATTAACTCCGCTGAGCGAACCGCCGCTTTCATCGCTTCCGAGAGATATTTGTCCAACTTTGGCTGGGAAGCGGTTTTGGCAAGGCCGAGATTGCCGATAATCGCCGTCAAGAGATTGTTGATGTTGTGCGCGACGCCGCCCGCCAATTGACCCACGGCTTCCAATTTGAGCGCATTGCGAAGCTGCTCTTCCAATTTTTTCTGATCCGTGATGTTTTCGTAGACGCCGAGAACGCCGATGACGCATCCTTGCGCATCCAGTAAAGGGATTTTGCTCGTACGAAGAAATTGTTTGGAGCCATCCAGTCCAATTTGCGGTTCTTCGTAATTCAATTTCGGTTTTTGAGTACGAATAACTTCCCAATCGTCGGCGCGGTAGGCTTCCGCTTGATCGGGAGCGGAATAATCGAAGTCGTCCGTTCCGACAATTTCATCCGGCGAATCAAGTCCGGCGTCGATCGCAAAGAGGCGATTACATCCCAAATAGTTGAGGTTAAGGTCTTTCCAAAACACGCGGGCGGGAATGGCGTCCAGGACGATTCGCAACATCCGACGCGATTCGCTCAAGGCTTTTTCCATCCTCACGCGCTCCGTAATATCGCCAAAGGCGACGGCGACGCCATAATTCTCAAGGGGGATGGGCGCCGCCGTTACGGAAAGCCAAACCACATCGCCGTCTTTTTTGACGATGCCCATTTCCACGTTTTGGATCAGACGGTTTTCATTCAAGGCTCGGACGCTGGCGTATTCCTTCGAAGGCATGGGCGAACCGTCGGGACGGACGATTTTCCAAGCCGGATCGTCAATGCGTCTTCGCAGATGCTCCTCTTTCGAGAAGCCGAGAAGCCTTACGGATTCGTCGTTGATTTCAAGGATGTTTCCCTTCTTGTCGGCAATACTGATTCCCAAAGGAAAAGAATCGAAAAGAACTTTATATTTTTCCAAGTTGATTTTCGCTTCTTCCATTTTTTGCTTTATTTCCGAAATGTCCTCCAAATAGAGAAGCACTCTTTCCCCGCCATCGCCGCGCAACAGAGAAGCGGATACTATCACCTCTTTTTCTTGCTGGAAAATAGGGAGAACGGCTTCAATTTTGAAAAGTTCACGGGCTGGCTCCTTGGCGTCTCGAACGGCGCGGCGCAACAAACAATCGGAACAATAAGAACCTTTCCCGCATTCCATGCCATTATCTTCACGATGGCTGCATTGAAGCGCCTCGCCCAAAGAAATTCCAAGCAACCGAGTCAGAGGGAGGTTGGCATACTCTTGCGCTGCGCGATTAGCTGCGAGTATGCGGCAGTCCCGATCAATGGCGAAGAGGATGGCGGGTACGCCTTCGAAGAGATTGGACCATTCTCTTTCCTTCTCGCGCATGGCCATTTCCGCTAGTTCGAGACTTGCCGCTCGAGAGCGCCAATATTCCAATTCTTGGAAAAGGTTCGCTTTTTCGGAATCGCTCATGTTACACGCTTTTTATTTCGAAACGATGCCGAATCCAATCTTGACGAAGGATAAAGAAATCATCGTTTTGCTGAAAAACCATATTTGTTTTCAATCGAGGCTCTTGCAAAATGGATAAAGCCTACGCTTTAATTCTCCTCCCAAGTTTGGGGGGAGTTAGAGGGGGGGTGATTTTATTAGGTTTAAGGCAACCCCTTCCTTACCTTCCCCAGGCTTGGGGGAGGAATAATGGAATTTTGCAAGAGGCTCAATCCATTATTTCATTTCGCCCCAACCGTGTATAGGGATTTTTTATCGAGATAAAAAAATCAAATGAATTATCAATCCATAGAAGGTTGGACAGTTCGCGAGGACTAGGTTATTCCGTCTTCGAGCCGATCAGGAATTCGCGGCGGGGTGTTTTTGCCCGCGGATTTTCAATTCTTTATATAAGGTGGAAAGAAGATAGACTGTCCCGGCGATGATGATGATCGTGGCGCCAGCGGGAAGGTCGGGTTGGTAGGAGACAGCCATGCCGGAAGCGGTGAAGGCGATGCCCAGAAGAACGGCGAGCAGCATCATCTGTCCCAAACTGCGGGCGTAATGGCCCGCGACGGCGGCGGGAAGCGTCAGCAGGGCTATGACGAGGATGATGCCGACGACCTGGATCAAAGCCACTACCGTCAACGCGATCAGGCAGAGAAGCAGCAGATACATAGCTTCCACCCGCACTCCCTGCAAGCGAGCGTATTCCTCGTCGAAGCAGATTGCTAGAAACTGCTTGTAAAAAAGAAAAACGATGAGGGCGATGAGGGCGTCCAACAGGCCAATGGCGTAGATATCTTCCTGCGCGACCATCAGGATGTTGCCGAATAAATAGCTCATCAAATCGGCGTTGTATCCCGGCGTGAGGGAAATGAAAATCACGCCTACCGCCATGCCGACGGCCCATAAAGCACCGATGATCGTATCTTCCCGCGTCCGCGTGCGCAGCGTGACGACGCCGATGGCGAGGGCGGCGGCGAGGGCGCAGGGAATAGCGCCGGTCATGGGATGCCATCCCATATAATACGCGAAGCCCATGCCGCCCAGGATGGTATGGGCGATGCCGCCGCTGATGAATACGATCCGCTTGACGACGACGTAGGAACCGATGACGCCGCAGGCGAAACTGGCGAGAATCCCCATGATCATGGCGTTTTGCATAAAAGTTTGCGCGCGCAGCGCTTCCAAGAATTCCAGCACTGGATTCCATCCTTCCCTTCAGACGATTTGTCCGTGATCGACAAGTTTCATGGGGACGTGATACATATCCTCAATCATCGCGCCGGTTATTTGGTTCGTGGGGTGCATGACCAGGCGGCGATTGAGACAGGCCACATGCTTGACTTGTTGAGAGACGACGCCCAGATCGTGGGACACGAGAATGATGGCGCATTCTTCGTTGAGAGCGCTCAGCAAATCGTAAATGCGTTTTTGAGAACGGCTGTCCACATTGGCCGTTGGTTCGTCCATAATCAACATGCGGGGGCCGCCGACGAGAGCGCGGGCGATAAGAGCGCGCTGCCGCTGGCCTCCGGACAAGTTGCCGAAACGATGATAACGGAATTCCGCCAGATCGACTTTCGCCAGGGCGTTTTCCGCCAACTCGCGGTCCTGCGGGCGGTAACGGCCGACGGCGGGCGCTTCGCCTAAGCGGCCCAGAAGCACTACGTCTTCTACATTGATGGGAAAATCCTTGTCGAGGTTAATCTGTTGTGGAACGTAACCAATCAAGCGAGACGCCAGCCGGGGAGGTTGTCCGAAAATTTCCACTATGCCCGAATCCGCCTTCAGCAACCCCAACAGGATTTTCAGCAATGTCGTTTTCCCCCCGCCATTGGGGCCGACGACGCCAAGAAAATCTTTCTCTTCCAAGCAAAAAGAGACGTCTTCCAAGACGATTTCCTCTTCGTAAGAGAATTGAAGATTCTCTACTTGGACGGCGGTTCTCCTGGAATTCATCGCATCTCCTCGATTATCCAATTTTCAAGTTAGCATCTCATGTTACGCAAGAAGGCCATTTTTCAAGGAATTTGCCGTCTTTACAATTCCTCTCCCAAGATTGGGAGAGGTTAGGTGAGGGTTGATTGGATTGAACTTAAAACCCCTCACCCTAACCCTCTCCCAAAGGGCGAGGGAATGGAAATGCGCAACATGAGTTAGCATTATATTCCTGCGACATGGTTTTCAGGAAGATTTCACGCCGAACGGCTTCCTAACGGCGCCCATGACGCTTTTCCATTCCTTCGGCATGGGACGGTTCCATACGCCCTTGACGATCAAGAAGCCTAACGCCGCTCCCCAAAGGACGCTCCACGCCGTTTGCTCTTCGGCGTGGACGTGATTGATGCCCATTGACGGCGAAATCTTCATAGCGGAATAGAATAAATTGACCAATTCGCCCGCGCATAAACTGAAAAAGACGATGGAAATCAAGTAGAGAATCATGGAACGGCGTCCGATGATTTTCGAAATAACGGGGATAGCGCCGATATTCGTCGCCGGTCCCGCCAGCAAAAAAACCATAGCGGCGCCGGGAGACAATCCTTTGGCGATCATGGCGGCGGCGATCGGCGTGGAGGCGGAAGCGCAGATATACATGGGAACGCCGATGACGAGCATGAGAATCAAGGAACTGAATCCCTGCCCGGCCCATCCTTCGAAAATCATAGGCGGAAGCCATGCGCCGATGACGCCGGAAAGAACGAAACCCAACGCCAGCCAATAGGCTAGATCGTTCGATAAGTCAATATAGGCGAAACGGAAAATTTTGTAGAGCCAGGAATGGCGATTGGCGGTTTCGAGAATCGCGACGCCGTTGGCAGGCGCAGCAGGGGCGGCGTTTTTCTGGGTCTGGCAACGAGGGCAACTCGATTCTATCGCCGGCGCCGCTTCATCATGCTCCCCCCAACGGTTGACGATCATTCCCGCCGCCAAGGCCGTCAGGAACGAGACAACCGGACGCAGGATGGCGATCGTCAGGTCCATGACGCCATACGTCAGCGCGATGGAATCGACGCCGGTTTCCGGAGTGGAGATGAGGAAAGAGGCCGTCGCCCCCCGGCTGGCGCCTTTTTGGCGCAATGCCGCCGCCGTCGGGATGACCGAACAGGAGCACAGCGGCAAGGGAACGCCGACAAGAGACGCCCAGAAGACGGATTTCCAATTCCGCTCGCCCAACAAGGAGGCGATCCGTCCCGCCGAAATAAACGTATTGACCAATCCCGCCGCAAAAAAGCCGAACAGGAGATAGGGTCCTGCAATCTGTAATTGACGCCATATTTCATAAAAAATCGTCATGAAAGATATCCTAAGCCTTTCTCCATTATCTATACGGTATCCGCGCAATGATGCGGAAGTATTTTTATTTCATACTATACTTTCTCTTTCCAGGAATAACATGGAGACGGCGAAATCCAAACAAATAAGGGAATGGCTTGGCATTCTTCGCTCGAACCTTATTTCATATCCAGATAGGAGGGCTGGCGACGCGGGCGGGATGACTGCGTATTCGGGAATTACGAATCGGGGAACGTCATTTCCTCGACGTAAATCTGCTGAAATTGCGGGTCTTCATTCAGAGAAATATGTTCGGTTTTTTTAATAATATGCTCCATTAGCATTTTTTGACGGTCGAATTGAAAAAGGGATAGTTTCGCTCCCAGCAGCGCCGTATTGCCGGAAGGAACGATTTTTTGCGGAGGAAAATTCAACAAGCCGATGCGGATGGCGCTTTGGATATTGATGTAATTGCCGAACGCTCCTGCCAGATAAACTCGGTCGATCTCTTCGATCTTGGCGCCAAGGCGATCCAACAAGATGCGGACGCCCGCCGCAATGGCGCCTTTGGCCAATTGCAATTCCCGGATGTCGCGCTGTTTCAGCGTAACGGGAGGACATACGATGAAAACTTCCTCTCCGCCGTTCAACCGTCCCGAAGGATGAATTTTTTTCAATTCCAATCCCGCCGCGATGGCGTCCACCAGGCCGCTGCCGCAAATTCCGCGCGGCTCTATTTCGCCCAATACGCGGCCAATCAGTTCGCCGTTTACGACGCGAACCTGGGACACCGCTCCGGCGGCGGCTCTCATGCCCATCGATATGCGGGCGCCTTCGAAAGCCGGTCCCGCCGCCGTCGAGGCGCAGACCATCCGATCACGATTTCCCAAAACGATTTCGCCATTCGTGCCTAGATCGATGAGTCCAGCTAGGCGGGAACTTTCGTACATTTTCACGGCCATGATTCCGGCGAGAATGTCGCTGCCGACAAAGCCGCCCAGCCCCGGCAGAAAACGGACGAGGGGATCGCCGGGAAGACTCCATCCCAACGCGCTCGCGGGCGCTTCCTGCAATCCATCGTCCAACGGCTCGAAAGGGTATTGCCCCAACGGCTTGACGTTGATGCCGCAAAAAAGATTGTGCATCGCCGTATTGCCGGCGATAGCGATGCTACCGATAGTATTTTCTGGAGGAATGGAATCGAGCAGGTCGAGAATCATCGAACCGATTTCCCGGCGGATGAGTTGGTTCAATATCTTCTGGCCATCCAAGTCCAAAGCGAAATGGATGCGGCTCATGACGTCTGCGCCGTGGCGGGCTTGGGGATTCAATGAACTTTTAACCGCGAGGACTTCGCCCGTTTGCAGGTTCAACAATTGCGCAGCGATGGTTGTCGTGCCAAGATCGACGGCGACGCCCAAACCTTCGCCGGGAACGAATTCAAACGCCGAATGATCGGCAAGAATTGGCGCTTCCCATTGCGCGATTTCCAGCGCGAGATCGTTTTCCGCCGCACACAGGCATGCCAACCGCCAACCCTGCGCCAGTTCCTCCGCCGTCAGAACGCTTTCCTGTTCCGGCGTTATGGGGATGTTTCCGTTGAGGACTTTGATGCGGCAGCCCCGGCATACGCCCCGTCCGCCGCAGGGAAATTCCACGCCGTAGTCGAAGAGAACGTCGCGCAAAGGCGCGCCCGCTTCGACATCGACTGTCTTACCCAGGGGTTGAATTTCGATTCGAACCAATTTTTTCATCGGCGGCGTTACGGCGTTCCAGCGCTGGAGGCGGGATGGCGGGCGTATTCCAGCATGGCGCGGAGATAGGCGGGCGGCGTATCGCGGGTAACCTCGCAGCCCGCGCTGACAATATAGCGGACGCCCGCCTGGCGATGGCATTCGGCGATGGCCTGGTAAACCGAATCCGGCGAACCGTCGCGCAGGGCTTTGACGGGATCGATATTGCCCAACAGAGTTTGCTGCGGCCCCATTTT of Candidatus Omnitrophota bacterium contains these proteins:
- a CDS encoding PAS domain S-box protein, with translation MSDSEKANLFQELEYWRSRAASLELAEMAMREKEREWSNLFEGVPAILFAIDRDCRILAANRAAQEYANLPLTRLLGISLGEALQCSHREDNGMECGKGSYCSDCLLRRAVRDAKEPARELFKIEAVLPIFQQEKEVIVSASLLRGDGGERVLLYLEDISEIKQKMEEAKINLEKYKVLFDSFPLGISIADKKGNILEINDESVRLLGFSKEEHLRRRIDDPAWKIVRPDGSPMPSKEYASVRALNENRLIQNVEMGIVKKDGDVVWLSVTAAPIPLENYGVAVAFGDITERVRMEKALSESRRMLRIVLDAIPARVFWKDLNLNYLGCNRLFAIDAGLDSPDEIVGTDDFDYSAPDQAEAYRADDWEVIRTQKPKLNYEEPQIGLDGSKQFLRTSKIPLLDAQGCVIGVLGVYENITDQKKLEEQLRNALKLEAVGQLAGGVAHNINNLLTAIIGNLGLAKTASQPKLDKYLSEAMKAAVRSAELIQQLLAFSRKSDMKLKWINLNDVALESYRLARQTIDPNIEITISAEKNLPNVRADAGQIRTAIMNLCANARDAIQEAMQGKIVPERRNDRFWIEIKTESIDIDKDYVALYPFSRLGRFAVIGVSDNGLGMDKTTQDRIFDPFFTTKDVGQGTGLGLPSVYGIVKQHDGWIQVDSQRGKGTTMKIFLPAANENVHFAFYPRQEEIHGGTETILIIDDDKMLRELCKSLLAEYGYTILLAADGEEGLDIYLREKDRISLIILDLSLPRLSGGELLERILAVEPGAKIIISSGYKEDAASRLPPHFKAAGFSAKPYRFGELLQKVRSALDAPPIDGR
- a CDS encoding ABC transporter ATP-binding protein, whose protein sequence is MNSRRTAVQVENLQFSYEEEIVLEDVSFCLEEKDFLGVVGPNGGGKTTLLKILLGLLKADSGIVEIFGQPPRLASRLIGYVPQQINLDKDFPINVEDVVLLGRLGEAPAVGRYRPQDRELAENALAKVDLAEFRYHRFGNLSGGQRQRALIARALVGGPRMLIMDEPTANVDSRSQKRIYDLLSALNEECAIILVSHDLGVVSQQVKHVACLNRRLVMHPTNQITGAMIEDMYHVPMKLVDHGQIV
- a CDS encoding ASKHA domain-containing protein, translating into MKKLVRIEIQPLGKTVDVEAGAPLRDVLFDYGVEFPCGGRGVCRGCRIKVLNGNIPITPEQESVLTAEELAQGWRLACLCAAENDLALEIAQWEAPILADHSAFEFVPGEGLGVAVDLGTTTIAAQLLNLQTGEVLAVKSSLNPQARHGADVMSRIHFALDLDGQKILNQLIRREIGSMILDLLDSIPPENTIGSIAIAGNTAMHNLFCGINVKPLGQYPFEPLDDGLQEAPASALGWSLPGDPLVRFLPGLGGFVGSDILAGIMAVKMYESSRLAGLIDLGTNGEIVLGNRDRMVCASTAAGPAFEGARISMGMRAAAGAVSQVRVVNGELIGRVLGEIEPRGICGSGLVDAIAAGLELKKIHPSGRLNGGEEVFIVCPPVTLKQRDIRELQLAKGAIAAGVRILLDRLGAKIEEIDRVYLAGAFGNYINIQSAIRIGLLNFPPQKIVPSGNTALLGAKLSLFQFDRQKMLMEHIIKKTEHISLNEDPQFQQIYVEEMTFPDS
- a CDS encoding SO_0444 family Cu/Zn efflux transporter; the protein is MTIFYEIWRQLQIAGPYLLFGFFAAGLVNTFISAGRIASLLGERNWKSVFWASLVGVPLPLCSCSVIPTAAALRQKGASRGATASFLISTPETGVDSIALTYGVMDLTIAILRPVVSFLTALAAGMIVNRWGEHDEAAPAIESSCPRCQTQKNAAPAAPANGVAILETANRHSWLYKIFRFAYIDLSNDLAYWLALGFVLSGVIGAWLPPMIFEGWAGQGFSSLILMLVIGVPMYICASASTPIAAAMIAKGLSPGAAMVFLLAGPATNIGAIPVISKIIGRRSMILYLISIVFFSLCAGELVNLFYSAMKISPSMGINHVHAEEQTAWSVLWGAALGFLIVKGVWNRPMPKEWKSVMGAVRKPFGVKSS
- a CDS encoding metal ABC transporter permease; the protein is MLEFLEALRAQTFMQNAMIMGILASFACGVIGSYVVVKRIVFISGGIAHTILGGMGFAYYMGWHPMTGAIPCALAAALAIGVVTLRTRTREDTIIGALWAVGMAVGVIFISLTPGYNADLMSYLFGNILMVAQEDIYAIGLLDALIALIVFLFYKQFLAICFDEEYARLQGVRVEAMYLLLLCLIALTVVALIQVVGIILVIALLTLPAAVAGHYARSLGQMMLLAVLLGIAFTASGMAVSYQPDLPAGATIIIIAGTVYLLSTLYKELKIRGQKHPAANS